From Shewanella yunxiaonensis, the proteins below share one genomic window:
- the tilS gene encoding tRNA lysidine(34) synthetase TilS — protein MKLSESAVIDELQRLMATLPQLPNAIWLGYSGGADSEYLAYILGLFAKKFPEWRSRIHLLHIHHGLSQHADSWAQHCCRSAQAAALPCQVLPVQLQLGPRVSVEAEARRARYQVIAEQMAPGDVLLTAHHQDDQLETVLLALKRGQGPKGLSAMGSCQRFMGNCWQLRPLLNFSRAQILARVTALSLNYVHDESNDNIRYDRNFLRRDIVPKLKMRWPELPATISRSAALCAEQQQLLDEITQEKLQPLLDSCRFTGAPLLALAGLRQFPDRWQRQLLRAFIEQQSLPLPSMVQLDEALLQLLQSDDDAKVHLKFGELELRRAYGHIYAMTALPALRASQPLTASEQLALQQGTLQLPLSAPLRQLNCSLTDTGPRLALYALVLPLSLSYALPGSLRCHPHYRDKARELKKIWQEAQVPYWLRPRIPALTSADGTLLAMAGLFVDKQLLAAEQQPGIALSLS, from the coding sequence ATGAAACTCTCGGAGTCTGCGGTGATTGATGAACTGCAGCGTTTAATGGCAACGCTGCCACAATTGCCAAACGCTATTTGGTTGGGCTACAGCGGCGGCGCAGATTCCGAATATTTAGCGTATATCCTCGGGTTGTTCGCGAAAAAATTTCCCGAATGGCGCTCTCGCATCCATCTGTTACACATTCACCATGGGTTAAGTCAGCATGCTGATAGCTGGGCGCAGCACTGCTGTCGCTCGGCGCAAGCTGCGGCTCTTCCTTGTCAGGTGTTACCGGTACAGCTACAGCTCGGCCCGCGTGTCAGTGTTGAAGCGGAAGCTCGCCGCGCGCGTTATCAGGTGATTGCTGAGCAGATGGCCCCGGGCGATGTGTTGTTAACTGCACATCATCAGGATGATCAACTGGAGACCGTGCTGTTGGCGCTGAAGCGTGGACAGGGACCTAAAGGGTTATCGGCTATGGGCAGCTGTCAGCGTTTTATGGGCAACTGCTGGCAGTTAAGGCCGTTATTAAACTTCAGTCGGGCGCAGATTTTGGCGCGGGTAACGGCACTGTCATTGAATTATGTCCATGACGAAAGTAATGACAATATCCGTTATGACCGTAATTTTTTACGGCGAGATATTGTGCCGAAGTTAAAAATGCGCTGGCCAGAATTACCGGCCACCATTAGTCGCAGCGCTGCATTGTGTGCCGAACAGCAACAGTTGCTGGATGAGATCACGCAGGAAAAATTACAACCGCTGCTAGATTCTTGCCGCTTCACCGGAGCGCCGTTATTAGCATTAGCGGGTTTACGCCAGTTTCCTGACCGTTGGCAACGGCAATTGCTGCGAGCGTTTATTGAGCAGCAGTCATTACCGTTGCCGTCGATGGTGCAGTTGGATGAAGCACTGTTACAGCTATTACAAAGTGATGATGATGCCAAAGTGCATTTAAAATTTGGTGAGCTGGAGTTGCGCCGCGCCTATGGACATATTTATGCGATGACGGCATTGCCCGCATTACGTGCATCACAGCCGCTCACCGCTTCTGAGCAACTGGCATTGCAGCAAGGGACTTTGCAACTGCCACTGTCTGCACCGCTGCGGCAGCTAAATTGCAGCCTCACCGATACCGGACCTAGACTGGCGCTTTACGCATTGGTATTACCCTTATCACTGAGTTATGCGCTGCCAGGCAGCCTGCGTTGTCATCCTCATTACCGGGACAAAGCGCGGGAGCTGAAAAAAATATGGCAGGAAGCGCAGGTGCCATACTGGTTACGCCCACGGATCCCGGCGTTGACTTCCGCTGATGGCACCTTGCTGGCGATGGCCGGATTGTTCGTCGACAAACAGCTACTGGCAGCCGAGCAGCAGCCGGGCATCGCGCTTTCTCTCAGTTAG
- a CDS encoding GNAT family N-acetyltransferase/peptidase C39 family protein, translating into MEIRAATQAELSALDQLELSAFSGDRISHRQMKRFIQSTHARLFVAMDEGQLAGYALLLFHRGTNLARLYSLAIDAKWRGQGLAKQLMSRCEQEAIHRGYITLRLEVRNDNIGARRLYEKLGYKVLKALVHYYDDLADGVRMHKRLDPPGPSTILPMPLYAQTTAFSCGPASLLMAFAALKSDAVPSRIEELRLWREATTIFMTSGHGGCSAHGLALSALRRGFGVKLFSRSESVPFIDGVRDRNKKAVIQLVHEDFCQQLQARGVSAQARAPSPAELRKFLAQGAAVLLMVSSYRFSGEKGPHWIVLSGCNSQFFFFHDPNVEKARDAIGSTYVPISDGELLQVMRYGRQKQLACVVVFPQLPDMP; encoded by the coding sequence ATGGAAATACGTGCCGCTACACAGGCCGAACTTTCAGCGCTCGATCAACTGGAACTCTCCGCCTTCAGCGGTGACCGCATTAGTCACCGCCAAATGAAACGCTTTATTCAATCAACCCACGCCCGGCTATTTGTAGCCATGGACGAAGGACAGCTCGCAGGTTATGCCCTGTTGTTGTTTCACCGAGGAACCAACCTGGCAAGGTTGTATTCTCTAGCTATTGACGCCAAGTGGCGTGGACAGGGACTCGCAAAACAATTGATGTCCCGGTGTGAACAGGAAGCTATTCACAGAGGCTATATTACGTTACGCCTGGAGGTGCGCAATGACAATATCGGAGCGCGCCGACTGTACGAAAAATTAGGCTATAAAGTGTTGAAAGCACTGGTGCATTACTATGATGACCTAGCCGATGGCGTGCGTATGCATAAACGGCTAGATCCACCAGGGCCCAGCACAATATTACCGATGCCATTATATGCTCAGACCACAGCTTTCAGCTGCGGACCTGCCAGTCTGCTAATGGCCTTTGCTGCATTAAAATCTGATGCAGTCCCCAGCCGGATTGAAGAACTGCGACTGTGGCGTGAAGCCACCACGATCTTTATGACCAGTGGCCATGGTGGCTGTTCTGCGCATGGCTTGGCACTCTCGGCCCTGCGGCGTGGCTTTGGCGTCAAACTCTTCAGCCGCTCCGAGTCCGTGCCGTTCATTGATGGGGTAAGAGATCGCAATAAAAAAGCGGTGATCCAACTGGTCCATGAGGATTTCTGCCAACAGTTGCAAGCTCGAGGCGTTAGTGCGCAGGCGCGCGCGCCCTCACCTGCTGAGTTACGCAAATTTTTAGCGCAGGGGGCGGCCGTGCTACTGATGGTGAGCAGCTATCGTTTCAGTGGTGAAAAAGGCCCGCATTGGATTGTGCTCAGTGGCTGTAATAGCCAGTTTTTCTTTTTCCACGACCCCAATGTGGAGAAGGCTCGCGATGCCATCGGGTCCACTTATGTGCCAATCAGTGACGGTGAGCTGTTACAAGTCATGCGTTATGGCCGCCAAAAGCAACTGGCATGCGTAGTGGTATTCCCGCAGTTACCGGATATGCCATAA